One Deinococcus sp. LM3 genomic region harbors:
- a CDS encoding rhomboid family intramembrane serine protease, which produces MGQPGPAAALTAALVAGIWGQEVADQLLFGGSLDRYGILPRDTGAFWNILTAPFLHAGFGHLMANTVPLAVLAFMGAVRGVTRFLTATLIIVLVGGALVWLFGRGGSVHLGASELVFGFLAYLLGVGWWERTPVAIGVAVAAFALYGGILWGVLPGNPYVSWEAHLFGFLAGLLAAALLHGRRPRRAAGQNGVPFR; this is translated from the coding sequence ATGGGTCAGCCCGGCCCGGCGGCGGCCCTGACGGCGGCGCTCGTGGCGGGCATCTGGGGGCAGGAGGTGGCCGATCAGCTGCTGTTCGGCGGGTCGCTGGACCGTTACGGCATCCTCCCGCGTGACACGGGCGCGTTCTGGAACATCCTGACCGCCCCGTTCCTGCACGCGGGCTTCGGGCACCTGATGGCGAACACGGTGCCGCTGGCGGTGCTGGCGTTCATGGGAGCCGTGCGCGGCGTGACCCGTTTCCTGACCGCCACGCTGATCATCGTGCTGGTGGGGGGCGCGCTGGTGTGGCTGTTCGGGCGGGGCGGCAGCGTGCACCTGGGCGCCAGCGAACTGGTGTTCGGGTTCCTGGCGTACCTGCTGGGCGTGGGCTGGTGGGAGCGCACGCCGGTCGCCATCGGCGTGGCGGTCGCGGCGTTCGCGCTGTACGGGGGCATCCTGTGGGGCGTGCTGCCCGGCAACCCGTACGTGTCGTGGGAGGCGCACCTGTTCGGGTTCCTGGCGGGCCTGCTGGCGGCGGCGCTGCTGCACGGGCGGCGGCCCCGCCGGGCGGCAGGTCAGAACGGCGTGCCGTTCCGTTGA
- a CDS encoding aldo/keto reductase → MNNPEAGTQAAGSSTPAHRTLGHSGLSVSAVGLGCNNFGGRLDQTATTAVVRRALDAGITLFDTADIYGNRGGSEEMLGRALGPERRNIVLASKFGMDMGDGQQGARPEYIRRALEASLRRLGTDYLDLYQLHTPDPHTPIEDTLGTLNDLVQQGLVRAVGVSNMPAADVRAADTLARQHGWARFTSCQDEHSLLVRDIETDLIPAAHDLNLGLLPYFPLASGLLTGKYHAGQPLPDGARITGSQGAQDRYLTPQNWTVVENLRTFAQAQGHTLLKLAFSWLLSFPETSSVIAGATRPEQIDENVAAASWTLSADERAEVDRITRG, encoded by the coding sequence ATGAACAACCCGGAAGCAGGCACCCAGGCGGCAGGCAGCAGCACCCCCGCACACAGGACCCTCGGGCACAGCGGACTGAGCGTCTCGGCGGTCGGCCTGGGCTGCAACAACTTCGGCGGTCGCCTCGATCAGACCGCCACCACCGCCGTCGTGCGCCGCGCGCTCGATGCGGGCATCACGCTGTTCGACACGGCCGACATCTACGGCAACCGGGGCGGCAGCGAGGAGATGCTGGGCCGCGCCCTCGGCCCGGAACGCCGGAACATCGTCCTGGCCAGCAAGTTCGGCATGGACATGGGCGACGGCCAGCAGGGCGCCCGTCCTGAGTACATCCGCCGGGCGCTGGAGGCCAGCCTGCGCCGCCTCGGCACGGACTACCTGGACCTGTACCAGCTGCACACCCCGGACCCGCACACGCCCATCGAGGACACCCTGGGCACCCTGAACGACCTCGTGCAGCAGGGGCTCGTGCGGGCCGTCGGCGTGAGCAACATGCCCGCCGCCGACGTGCGCGCCGCCGACACCCTGGCCCGCCAGCACGGCTGGGCGCGCTTCACGTCCTGCCAGGACGAACACAGCCTGCTGGTCCGCGACATCGAAACCGACCTGATCCCCGCCGCCCACGACCTGAACCTGGGCCTGCTGCCCTACTTCCCGCTCGCCAGCGGCCTCCTGACCGGCAAGTACCACGCCGGGCAACCCCTCCCGGACGGCGCACGCATCACGGGCAGCCAGGGCGCGCAGGACCGCTACCTGACCCCGCAGAACTGGACGGTCGTCGAGAACCTGCGGACCTTCGCGCAGGCCCAGGGTCACACGCTGCTGAAACTGGCCTTCAGTTGGCTGCTGTCCTTCCCCGAAACCAGCAGCGTGATCGCCGGAGCGACCAGACCCGAACAGATCGACGAGAACGTCGCCGCCGCCAGCTGGACCCTGAGCGCCGACGAACGCGCCGAGGTGGACCGCATCACGCGCGGCTAG